The window TACCTAATGTAATCTGATTGGAAACCTGAAAGATGTTACCTAATGCTTCGCTGCCCTCACCATAAATTCCTCTAACAACTAATCCTAATTGGTTAATAGCCGGAATAATCCGGTTCATTTGCTGTGTGAGAACAAGGCCTGGAAGGTGCATCATAACAGATGCGCGAAGTCCGGTTCCGACGTTCGTAGGACAGCTTGTTAAATATCCAACTGTCTCATCAAATGCGTAAGTTACAGAATCCTCAATCCAGTCATCGATTTCATTCGCCATTGCTAATGCCTCTTGCAGCTGTAGTCCCGGAAATAAGCATTGAATTCTGATATGATCTTCTTCATTAATCATAACACTAATTTCTTCATTTTCCGAAAGTAAGCATGCTCCATGATTTGAGTCTTCAGCAAGATTTGGACTGATTAAATGTTTTTCTACTAATACTCTCTTTTGGAGAGGCTGCAGTTCCTCCATAATGAGTAAATCCATCTCTCCTGCCTTTGTAAATGGGAGACTCTGCATTCTATTTTTTATTATTTGAATGACTTCTAGCGCTTCCTCATTTGAATAAAGCAGTGGAAAGCGATATTGGTCAATATTTCGCGCTAACCGTACTCTTGAGCTT of the Bacillus tuaregi genome contains:
- a CDS encoding protein arginine kinase translates to MSLERFLNQAVCSWMSAEGPDSDIVLSSRVRLARNIDQYRFPLLYSNEEALEVIQIIKNRMQSLPFTKAGEMDLLIMEELQPLQKRVLVEKHLISPNLAEDSNHGACLLSENEEISVMINEEDHIRIQCLFPGLQLQEALAMANEIDDWIEDSVTYAFDETVGYLTSCPTNVGTGLRASVMMHLPGLVLTQQMNRIIPAINQLGLVVRGIYGEGSEALGNIFQVSNQITLGKSEEDIVEDLKSVVSQIVSQERSAREALSKTSNIQLEDRVYRSFGVLANSRIIETKEAARCLSDVRLGIDMGYIKNISQNILNELMILTQPGFLQQYAGGPLRPNERDIRRATLIRERLNLEKQE